The proteins below are encoded in one region of Ammoniphilus sp. CFH 90114:
- a CDS encoding metal-dependent hydrolase has product MDTITHTLFGLTIYKAINKEEMNKPMKHSLLFTAVIGSQIPDIDVVSKWWDQQGLYLMWHRGITHSVFLVPVWALLLTAVCYLIWKVKDKRIFYTGLLAVFIHNTSDIFNAWGTGYLEPFSNVRLTFGTIPIIDFVVWTIILFGFILSRLRKYPTHQIFKGVGLLIAVHFLLQSAQGFYIYQNVKDQYEQVALSADFVPWNFKVIGKRDQQVEILGATSWGTPKMEIQLQTAEETNLDYLFEENTRARTLYQWAPFVVVVKEQGRLGIYDPRFYRNGQSFLFEYIETH; this is encoded by the coding sequence ATGGATACGATTACACATACGTTGTTTGGGTTAACAATTTATAAAGCAATCAATAAAGAAGAAATGAATAAGCCGATGAAACATTCTTTGCTTTTTACGGCTGTGATAGGAAGTCAGATTCCTGACATTGATGTGGTATCAAAGTGGTGGGATCAACAGGGGCTCTACCTGATGTGGCATCGTGGTATCACCCACTCTGTATTTTTGGTTCCTGTCTGGGCTCTACTCCTTACTGCTGTTTGCTATCTGATTTGGAAAGTGAAGGACAAACGAATCTTCTACACGGGATTGTTAGCTGTATTTATCCACAATACCAGCGATATTTTTAATGCTTGGGGGACGGGCTACTTAGAACCCTTCTCCAACGTGAGATTGACATTTGGAACGATACCTATTATAGATTTTGTGGTCTGGACGATCATTTTATTTGGTTTTATCCTAAGTCGCTTACGGAAGTACCCAACACATCAGATATTTAAAGGAGTTGGGCTGCTCATTGCTGTTCACTTTCTCCTTCAATCTGCACAAGGCTTTTATATTTACCAGAATGTGAAGGATCAATATGAGCAAGTTGCCTTATCAGCTGACTTCGTTCCTTGGAATTTTAAAGTGATAGGCAAGAGAGATCAACAGGTCGAAATACTGGGAGCTACTAGCTGGGGAACACCAAAGATGGAAATTCAACTTCAGACAGCTGAAGAGACCAATCTAGACTATTTGTTTGAAGAGAACACTCGAGCAAGGACATTATACCAATGGGCGCCGTTTGTGGTTGTAGTGAAAGAACAGGGACGATTGGGAATCTATGATCCTCGTTTTTATCGGAACGGGCAGTCCTTTCTATTCGAGTATATTGAGACACACTAA